One window of Papaver somniferum cultivar HN1 chromosome 9, ASM357369v1, whole genome shotgun sequence genomic DNA carries:
- the LOC113308743 gene encoding uncharacterized protein LOC113308743, whose translation MGITILRWLSLVLFIVGTIGVVLGDDQGGCQSQASGLAKECAQYVLRTGPKIPPSKACCELINTIDIPCLCNHATKEIELIVSMEKVVYVAGLCGKALPHGGKCGSFTIPPA comes from the exons ATGGGAATAACAATATTAAGATGGTTAAGTTTAGTACTCTTCATAGTTGGAACAATTGGAGTAGTTTTAGGAGATGATCAAGGAGGTTGTCAAAGTCAGGCTTCAGGTTTAGCAAAAGAATGTGCACAATATGTACTGAGGACAGGTCCAAAAATTCCACCATCAAAGGCTTGCTGTGAGCTGATTAATACGATTGATATTCCTTGTTTATGTAACCATGCCACTAAAGAGATTGAACTTATTGTTAGCATGGAAAAGGTTGTTTATGTTGCTGGTTTGTGTGGCAAAGCACTTCCTCACGGAGGCAAATGTGGAA GTTTTACTATTCCTCCTGCATGA